In Nocardioides sp. W7, the genomic stretch CGGCCTCACCGCCGCCGCGGGCGGGCTGATGAAGCTGCCCCAGCGGATCCCGTACCACCTCGCGATGGATCTGGTCCTGACCGGTCGCATGTGGCCGGCCACCGAGGCCGCCGACGTGCACCTGGTCAACCGGCTCGCCGAGCCCGGCCAGGCGCTGGCTGTCGCGCTGGAGCTGGCCGAGGAGATCTCCGCCAACGCGCCCCTGGCGCTGGCCGCCTCCAAGCAGGTCATGGTGCAGTCGGCCGACTGGACCCTGGCGGAGCGGTTCGACCGCCAGGAGGAGTTCGTCAACCCGATCCGCCTCTCCCAGGACGCCAAGGAGGGCGCACAGGCCTTCGTCGAGAAGCGCGACCCCGTCTGGACCGGGCGCTGACGGTGGCCGCCGGCACGACCGGGACCGGGATGCGCGAGCTCGCCGCCCGGGCCTGGGTCTGGGGCATGCCGTGGGTGGAGGCGGCGCACCTGCGGGTGCGCCGCACCCTCCCCGACGACCCGTTCGCCCCGCGGATCGAGACCTCGCCGGGCGCGGCGCTCAACAACCTCGGCCGACAGCGACGCACCTCCGACCCCCGCTACCGGGTCGGCGTGGGGGTCAACAGCGACACCCTCTACACCTCTGCGTGGCTCGACCTCGCCGAGGAGCCGTTCGTGCTCGAGGTGCCACGGGTCGAGAAGCGCTACTACTCCTTCCAGGTCGGGCACGCCGACAGCTCCAGCGAGGTCGCCTTCGGCTCCCGCACCCACGGCGAGACGATGCCGCCGGTCTTCCTGTGCTCCTCGCGGTACGACGGGGAGGTGCCGGCGGGCATGCTCGCGGTCCGCACCACCACGCGCTACGTGAACCTGCCCGGCCGCATCCTGGTCGACCCGACCAGCGACGACGACCACAGGCGGGTGCACGAGATCCAGGACGGCGTCCGGTTGCGGCCGCTGTCGAAGTACCTCGCCGGCGAGGACGGTCCCAACCCGGTGCCGGCTCAGCGTCGGCTGGACCCGGCGGCCGGCTCCGACCCACGGCTGGCGTTCCTCCACAAGCTCTTCGCGGTCGTCACCGAGGAGCACCTGACCGCCACCGAGCAGGCGCACTGGGCGGCCCTCGCACCCCTGGGCCTGCGGGGCGACGCCCTGGACGAGTCTGCGCTCTCCGAGGCTCATCGTGAGGCGGTCGCAGCCGGTCTGGTCGACGGCCAGGAGCAGGTCGCCGCGCGCGCCCGGAAGCTCGGCACCCAGACGGGCGGCTGGACCGTGAACTACGCCGGACCCCGGTTCGGCGACGACCCGCTCCTGCGCGCCGGGGTCGCCCGCGACCAGATCTTCGTCACCGTGCCGGAGGAGGGCCTCTACCCGCTCGGCAAGATCGACGCCGACGGCGCGCCGCTGGACGGGCGGCACGCCTACCGGATCCACTTCCCCGCGGGGCAGCTGCCGCCCGTCGACGCGTTCTGGTCGGTGACGATGTACGACGCGGAGGGGTTCCTCGTGGCCAACGAGCGCGAGGCCTACTCGCTCGGCGACCGGACGCCCGGGGTCGTCGCGGACGACGGGTCGGCCACCCTCGTGCTCGGCCACCAGCCGCAGGAGGGAAGCTGGCTGCCAGCGCCCGACGGGCCCTTCTACCTGATGCTCCGGCTGTTCGCCCCGAAGCCGGAGGTGCTGGACGGCTCCTGGCTGCCCGCACCGATCGAGAGGCTCGCATGAGCGTCTCCACCTGGCCGTCCGCCTTCGGCCAATACCCGGACCCACCGCGTCCGAGCTATGCGACCACCGACGTCGGGCTGCTCCAGGCCCCGGTTGTCGACGACGTGCTCCCCGCCGACGGTCCAGAGCTCGACGCGCTGACCCGGTCGCTGGTACGCGACGCGGTGGTCTACGGATTGCCGGTGGTCCTGCAGTACGAGCACCTGCTCCACCTGGCGCTGGACCCCGAGCACCCGTCGTACGTCGGCTTCAACACCCTGCGCCACGAGGACGCGCCGGCGGGTCCGGGCTACCCGGGCTTCAAGACGCCGAACGCCGACACCCTGTACTCCAGCGCCTGGCTGGACCTGACCGGCGGCCCGGTCGAGCTCGACGTCCCGGCGATGGGCGCGCGCTACTACACCGCGCACTTCCTCGACCTGTTCAGCAACGCCGTCAACCTCAGCACCCGCACCCTCGGTCCGGACGGCGGGCGGGCATGGCTCGCCACCACCGACTGGGACGGCGAGGTGCCCGAGGGCACCCGGGTGCTGCGGGTGGCCACGCCGTACCTGTGGCTGCTGCTGCGGGTTTTCGTCCGCGACGCCGACGACCTGCCGACCGCCCGGGCACTGCAGCGCCTGGTGACCCTGAGGCCCCTCGCCGCCTCCACCGGTGCCGAGGCCGACGACGACGCGTGGCCGATCCTCTCCGGGCCGGCCGAGGAGTTGGGCGCCGAGGAGTTCCTCACCGTGCTCGACCACTGCCTGCGACACTCCCCGCACCCCGTGCAGGAGGACGCGCTGGTCCACCACCTCACCGCGATCGGGCTCGGCGCGCGCCGCCCGTTCGACTGCGACGCCTGGAGCGAGTCGCGGCGCGACGCGATGCGCCAGGGGTACGACGACGCATTCGCCCTCGTGCGCTCGGTGCTGACGCGCCGCGGGATCCCCGCCGGGGACGCCGGCTGGCGCACCCTGCGGTCCGGCACCTACGGCTTCAACTACCTGCACCGCGCCGCCACCAGCTACCAGGGGCTGGGTGCCACGGTCCGTGAGGAGAGCGGGCCCTACACGACCTTCGTGGACGGCTCCGGCGAGGCGCTGGACGGCAGCCGAGCCTACGTGCTGCGGCTGGACCCCCCGCCCCCGGTGGACGCCTTCTGGTCGATCTCGGCGTACGACGTCCAGACCCGCGAGCTGGTCGAGAATCCGGCGGAGCGGTACTCCGTCAACGACCACTCCCGCGGGCTGGTGTGCGGCGACGACGGGTCGGTGGAGCTGCGCCTGACCAGCCGGGCGGGGGCAGACCCCGCGCCGAACGTGCTGCCCGTCCCGCCGGGGCGGTTCTACCTGGTGCTACGCGCCTACCTCGGCGGCGAGGCGGTACTCGACGGCAGTTGGACACCGCCGCCCGTGTTGCCGGTGGACGACCTCGACACGGACGGAGACACGCGATGAAGGTCTGGCACTTCACGGGAGTGGGACAGCCGCTGGTCCGGGCGGAGGCGCGTCACCCTGGTCGGCTCCCGCGGCGGCACCGTCGAGGATCATCCCCGACGGTCTCGACCGGCTGCACCGCGGCGACGTGACCGGTCGCCTGGTCGCCGTACCCGACTGCCCCTCCCCACCTGAACATCTCGACGCAAGGAGAACTCCTCATGAAGGCCTGGCAGTTCCACGGAACCGGCGAACCGCTCGTGCTCACCGACGTCGCGGAGCCGACCGCCGGCCCCGGGGAGGTCGTCGTCGACATCCACGCCGCCGGGCTCTGCCACACAGACGTCGGGATCCTGCACGACCCGGTCTGGGCGCCCGGGCTCGCGGAGCCACCCTTCACCCTCGGCCACGAGCTGGCCGGGACGATCAGCGAGGTCGGTGAGGGCGTGACGGGCTGGACGGTCGGCCACCGGGTCGGGGTCTCCCCCGCCGGCACCACCCGCCCTGGCCTGGGCCGCGACGGCGGCTACTCCTACCGGTGCATCGCCCACCCGGCCGACCTGGTGCCGATGCCCGAGGGCCTGTCGTTCGAGCTGGCCGCCATGGGCACCGACGCCGGACGCGCGCCGTACCGGGCCGTGGTCGTGAGGGGCGAGGTCCAGGCCGGGCAGAAGGTCGGCATCATCGGCCTCGGCGGGCTGGGGCAGATCGGCGCGCGGATCGCGGTACTCAAGGGCGCCGAGGTCTACGTCGCGGAGGTCAAGGAGTCCCTGTGGCCACTGGCCGAGGAGCTCGGCGCCAGGGGGGTGGCCAGGTCGATCACCGAGTTCGCCGACCAGGAGCTCGACCTGGTCGTCGACTTCGCCGGCTTCGGCTCGACCACCGCCGACGCGATCGAGACCGTGAAGACCTTCGGCCGGGTCGTCCAGGTCGGTATGGGCGTGCTGGAGTCGACCATCTCGACCAACACCCTGATCATGAAGCAGGTCACGCTGATGGGGTCGCGCGGCGGTACGGTCCAGGACATCGCAGCCGTCTACGACATGTTCACCTCGGGTCTCCTGGCCCCCGAGCTCACGCCCATCACCTTCGACGACATCCCCGACGCACTCGACCGGCTGCACCGGGGCGAGGCGGTGGGTAGGTACGTCGCAGTCATGCGTTGACGAGTCCCGTCGACGAGCGGTCCGCGTCAGCGGTGACCCGCGACCGCGTGCGGCTCGTGGCCGCTCTCCAGCTCAGCCACCTCGTCGTCGGTCAGCTCGACGTCGAGGGAGGCGAGCGCGTCCTCGAGGTGCTGCCGGATGATCGGGCGCGCCTGGTCCTCGTCGAGCGCCCGGGGGTGACGGCCCAGCTCGCGGTCACCCCAGCTCAGGCACCCAAGGTCAGCGCCGGGACCTCGAGACCGCTGCTGCCGAGCTTCGTGTGTCGCATGGGGTCACCTTCCAGGAGCCGCGCCGGATGGAAAAGGAACCGGCGCCGGAGCCTGGTGAGGCCCGGCGCCGGTGAGATCGACGACCCGAGGGAGGGAGGGGTGGGTCGCCGAGTCAGGAGGGTCAGGAGGGGTCAGGAGGGGCGGCGGTCCGCTACGACGTCCTCCCAGAGGACGTCGAAGTAGGGCTGGAGGTCGGGGACGCCGTTGGCGTGCCACTCGGGGAACTCCTCGTAGGAGGTGTCCAGGCCCTTGATGTCGAGGCCGGCGACGGTCTCGGCCCAACGGGCCTCCGCTTCCTTCGCGGCCTCCAGGAACGCCTCGCCGTCACCGAGCGCGTCGCTGTTCGCGACCTCGGCCTCCAGCTCCTCGTTGGTCTCGACGAGGGCCGCCTTGGCGTCCTCGTCGAAGCTCAGGAACTCCCCGCCCGCGTCGAGCACCTGCTGCGTCGCCGCGGCGGCGTTGTCCCAGGCACCTTCGAAGTTCGCCTGCATCAGCACGTCGAGCCGGTCGATCATCAGCTGCTGGGCCGGGAGCGGCAGGTCGTTCCACTTGTCGATGCTCATCGCGATGGAGCCACCGGGGCTGTTGAAGCCGACCTCGGGGTCGAAGACCGGGTAGGGCACCGACTCGATGTAGCCGCCCAGCGCGGCGCCGGTCACGGTGGTGATCGCGCAGTCGACGACGCCGCGCTCGAGGCTCTCGAACATCTCGGTGTAGGCGATCGAGGACGGCTTCATCCCCAGTGCCTCGGCCTGCGCGTTCTGGTGGCGGCTCTGACTCGCCACACCGTTGTTCTTCAGGTCCTCGAGCGACGTGGACTCCTCACCGCAGTAGGGCATGTAGGCACCCGAGCCGAAGCCCGGCAGCAACAGCTTCATGCCGTGGTCCTCGTACTCCGTGTCGATCTCGTCGGTCAGCGTGGCGAGCTCGAAGATGATGCCGTGCCACTGGAGCATGGAGTCGACCGGCGTCTGGCGACCCAGGTGGCTGAGGTTCCACAGGTTGTTGGAGACGGGGAACTCGTCGGGGATCAGCGACGGCATGACCGAGCCGATGTCGATCCGCCCGTCGGCGATCGCCTCGTGGGTCTCGGTCGGGCCCGCGGCAGCGTTGGAGTAGATGAACTCGAAAGTGATCTTGCCCCCGGACCACTCGTCGACGGCCTCGGCATAGTCCTCGAACCGGCGGCCGGTGGCGGAGTCCTTGGGACCCGTGGACTGGATGACGAGCTCGACCGGGTCCATGTCGGCCAGCGCGTCCACGTACTCGCTCTTCTCGGCCCCGTACTCGATGCTCTCGCCGCCGGCGCTGGTCGTGCCGGAGCCCGAGTCCTCGGCGCACGCAGTCACGGCCAGGGAGAATGCCGCGGCCGCCAGGGCCCCGCGGACCAGGCGGTTGGGTCGGTTCTTCACGTGCTGCCTCCTGCAAGGGAACGGGCCCGTCGTCGAAGGGCTCCAGATTTTTACCCTAATCGTTATAAGAGATTTCTGTCAACGCCTGGGTGCTGTTCGGCCGGAGAGGAATCCCCCGTCGACCACGTGGCTCGAACCGGTGACGAAGGAGGCGGCATCCGTGAGCAGGAACACCACCGACGCGGCCACCTCCTCGGCGGTGCCCAGCCGGTCGACCGCGTGCAGCGACGCCAGGGCAGCCACCTCCGCCTCGCTGCGACGGCTGCGCAGCAGCTCGGTGCCGATGAAGCCCGGCACCACGGAGTTGACCCGGATCCCGTCGCCCGCGTACTCCAGCGCCGCCGACCTCGTCAGGCCCTCCACCGCGTGCTTGCTGGTGGAGTACGCCGCGGCGCCGGGGTGCCCCACATGACCGGTCACCGAGGAGATGTTGACGATCGACCCACCCGTCACCCCGGACCCGTCGGCACAGGCGAGCATCGCGCGGACCTCCGCGCGCAGGCAGCGGAACAGCCCGTCGAGGTTGACCCCCAGCACTCGCGACCAGTCCTCGTCGGAGTACTCGTGGAGTCGGGCGCTGGGGCCGCCGACCCCGGCCACGTTGACCGCAGCGTCGAGGCTGCCGTGCTCGTCGAGCACCTGGGCGACAAGTCGGTCCACGGACTCCGTCGAAGTGACGTCGAGCGGCAGGACGGGTCTGCCCCGGCGCGGGGAGCCGGTCGGCAGGTCCGCGGTGACGACGATCGCGCCCGCGTGCTCAGCGGCGTCGGCGCAGGCCGACCCGATGGCGCCGGCACCTCCTGTGACCAGGACGACCCTGCCCGCCAGGGCGTCGGCTGCGAACGCCTTCCGAGTCACCACGACTCCCTCGCGGGCAGGACGACCGCGCGGCCGACCAGGCCGCCGGTGCGCATCAGCTCGTAGGCGCGGTGCGCCTCATCCAGGGAGAAGGTGTTCGTGTGCACCGAGAGAACCCCGCGACGCGACAGCTCCAGCACCTCGTCCAGGTCGCCGCGCGACCCCCAGTACGGGGTGCGCACGGTGGAGCCCAGCGGCATCGTCTTGACCGCGACCGGCACGGTGGCGGCGCCCACGCCCACCACCGACAGCTCCCCGCCCGGGGCGAGACAGGCGACGGCGTCGGCCAGCGTCCGCTCGGAGGCGACGAAGTCCAGGACGACGTCCGCCCCGTCCTCACCGGTGAGGGCACGAACCTCCGCGGCGACCGGGGCGACGGTCGGGTCGAGGACCACGTCGGCTCCCAGGCCGGCTGCGAGCTCGCGCGCCGCCGCCGAGACGTCGAACGCGACGACACGGGCCGGGGTCAGGTGCTTGACCAGCTGAAGCGCCAGGTGGCCCAGGCCGCCGATCCCGAGCACCACCACTGTGGCGCCCTCGACCATGGCGTCCCGGCTCAGCCGCACCGCGGTGAAGGCCGTCAGCCCCGCGTCGGTCAGCGGGGCCGCCTGCTCCGGCGCGATGCCGTCGGCCCGCACCAGATGTCGACTGCTCGGCACCAGCACCTGCTCGGCAAGGCCCCCGTCGGCGCCCAGCCCCACCGGGAAGATCCGCTCACGGGCGGCGCGTGGGCACAGGTTCTCCTCCCCCGCCCGGCACCGGCGGCACTCGCCGCAGCCCCACGGGCCGTGCACCACCACCGGGTCACCGACGGCGACACCGGTCACGCCGCCGCCGACCTCGCGCACCGTCCCGGCCACCTCGTGCCCCAGCACCAGCGGCAGGGGGAAGGGGTGGCTGTCGGCCGGACGGCCCGTGAGGGTGAGGTCGGAGTGGCAGAGCCCGGCCGCGGTCACGTCGAGCACGACCTGGCCGGGACCAGGGACGAGCGCCGGTCTCTCGACCAGCGCCACCCCATGGCCGTCGTACTCCCAGGCACGCACCCGCTCAGGCCTCGACCAGCACCTCCGCCAGCGCCGCCGCCTGGCGGGTGGCGAAGGAGAGGCGTCTGGGCGCGTACGCGTCGCCGAGGACGTGCAGATGGTCAACCCGGCCGCGAAGCTCTCCGTAGAGCGTCGAGTCGGACTCGGCACCACACGCCAGCACCACGGTGTCGTAGCCCTCGAGCTTGCTGCTCTCCCAGCTGTAGACGTCGCGCACGGTGACGGAGTCGGGGGCGATCCCCACGACCTCCTCGAGCTGGCGGAACCGCACACCGCGCCGGCGCAGCCGCGCCATGATCCCGCCGAGGATGTAACGCCCCAGGAGCTGCGCGGGCTGGGCGGAACCGTAGACCAGGGTCACCTCCTTGCCGGCCTCACTCAGGGCGTCAGCCACGCTGAGCGGCGCCAGGTGGTCGTCCTGGGCGACGACCAGGACGCGGTCCCCGACCGGCGCTCCCCGCAGCACGTCGGCGGCCTGCACCACGTGCGGCAGCTCCACGCCGGCGATCTCGGGACGGTGCGGGGTCGCCCCGGTGGTCACTGCGACCACGTCGGCGCCGTGCGCGACCACGTCGTCCGCCGTCGCCCGGCGTCCCAGCCGGACCGTGACGCCGACCCGCTCGAGCCGTGCCGCCTGCCAGTCCAGGTACTCGCCGTACTTCTCGTAGCTCGGGCTCAGCGCGGCGGTGCGCAGCTGACCCCCCAGCTCCTTGGTGGCCTCCCAGAGCTCGACCCGGTGGCCGCTCTCGGCGCAGAGGGCCGCCAGCTCCATGCCGGCCGGACCGCCGCCGACGACGAGGAGCGACCTCGCCTCCGAGGCGACGCCCCACGACTCGCCCCAGCGACCGCGGTGCTCCGTGGCCACGTGCGGGTTGACAGCACACCCGAAGGGCAGCCCCTCGACGTACTGGCGGCTGATGCAGTCGTTGCCCCCGATACAGGGGCGCACCGCGAGGGTGAGC encodes the following:
- a CDS encoding DUF1214 domain-containing protein; this translates as MAAGTTGTGMRELAARAWVWGMPWVEAAHLRVRRTLPDDPFAPRIETSPGAALNNLGRQRRTSDPRYRVGVGVNSDTLYTSAWLDLAEEPFVLEVPRVEKRYYSFQVGHADSSSEVAFGSRTHGETMPPVFLCSSRYDGEVPAGMLAVRTTTRYVNLPGRILVDPTSDDDHRRVHEIQDGVRLRPLSKYLAGEDGPNPVPAQRRLDPAAGSDPRLAFLHKLFAVVTEEHLTATEQAHWAALAPLGLRGDALDESALSEAHREAVAAGLVDGQEQVAARARKLGTQTGGWTVNYAGPRFGDDPLLRAGVARDQIFVTVPEEGLYPLGKIDADGAPLDGRHAYRIHFPAGQLPPVDAFWSVTMYDAEGFLVANEREAYSLGDRTPGVVADDGSATLVLGHQPQEGSWLPAPDGPFYLMLRLFAPKPEVLDGSWLPAPIERLA
- a CDS encoding DUF1254 domain-containing protein gives rise to the protein MSVSTWPSAFGQYPDPPRPSYATTDVGLLQAPVVDDVLPADGPELDALTRSLVRDAVVYGLPVVLQYEHLLHLALDPEHPSYVGFNTLRHEDAPAGPGYPGFKTPNADTLYSSAWLDLTGGPVELDVPAMGARYYTAHFLDLFSNAVNLSTRTLGPDGGRAWLATTDWDGEVPEGTRVLRVATPYLWLLLRVFVRDADDLPTARALQRLVTLRPLAASTGAEADDDAWPILSGPAEELGAEEFLTVLDHCLRHSPHPVQEDALVHHLTAIGLGARRPFDCDAWSESRRDAMRQGYDDAFALVRSVLTRRGIPAGDAGWRTLRSGTYGFNYLHRAATSYQGLGATVREESGPYTTFVDGSGEALDGSRAYVLRLDPPPPVDAFWSISAYDVQTRELVENPAERYSVNDHSRGLVCGDDGSVELRLTSRAGADPAPNVLPVPPGRFYLVLRAYLGGEAVLDGSWTPPPVLPVDDLDTDGDTR
- a CDS encoding zinc-binding dehydrogenase; this encodes MKAWQFHGTGEPLVLTDVAEPTAGPGEVVVDIHAAGLCHTDVGILHDPVWAPGLAEPPFTLGHELAGTISEVGEGVTGWTVGHRVGVSPAGTTRPGLGRDGGYSYRCIAHPADLVPMPEGLSFELAAMGTDAGRAPYRAVVVRGEVQAGQKVGIIGLGGLGQIGARIAVLKGAEVYVAEVKESLWPLAEELGARGVARSITEFADQELDLVVDFAGFGSTTADAIETVKTFGRVVQVGMGVLESTISTNTLIMKQVTLMGSRGGTVQDIAAVYDMFTSGLLAPELTPITFDDIPDALDRLHRGEAVGRYVAVMR
- the dctP gene encoding TRAP transporter substrate-binding protein DctP yields the protein MKNRPNRLVRGALAAAAFSLAVTACAEDSGSGTTSAGGESIEYGAEKSEYVDALADMDPVELVIQSTGPKDSATGRRFEDYAEAVDEWSGGKITFEFIYSNAAAGPTETHEAIADGRIDIGSVMPSLIPDEFPVSNNLWNLSHLGRQTPVDSMLQWHGIIFELATLTDEIDTEYEDHGMKLLLPGFGSGAYMPYCGEESTSLEDLKNNGVASQSRHQNAQAEALGMKPSSIAYTEMFESLERGVVDCAITTVTGAALGGYIESVPYPVFDPEVGFNSPGGSIAMSIDKWNDLPLPAQQLMIDRLDVLMQANFEGAWDNAAAATQQVLDAGGEFLSFDEDAKAALVETNEELEAEVANSDALGDGEAFLEAAKEAEARWAETVAGLDIKGLDTSYEEFPEWHANGVPDLQPYFDVLWEDVVADRRPS
- a CDS encoding SDR family oxidoreductase: MTRKAFAADALAGRVVLVTGGAGAIGSACADAAEHAGAIVVTADLPTGSPRRGRPVLPLDVTSTESVDRLVAQVLDEHGSLDAAVNVAGVGGPSARLHEYSDEDWSRVLGVNLDGLFRCLRAEVRAMLACADGSGVTGGSIVNISSVTGHVGHPGAAAYSTSKHAVEGLTRSAALEYAGDGIRVNSVVPGFIGTELLRSRRSEAEVAALASLHAVDRLGTAEEVAASVVFLLTDAASFVTGSSHVVDGGFLSGRTAPRR
- a CDS encoding alcohol dehydrogenase catalytic domain-containing protein; this encodes MRAWEYDGHGVALVERPALVPGPGQVVLDVTAAGLCHSDLTLTGRPADSHPFPLPLVLGHEVAGTVREVGGGVTGVAVGDPVVVHGPWGCGECRRCRAGEENLCPRAARERIFPVGLGADGGLAEQVLVPSSRHLVRADGIAPEQAAPLTDAGLTAFTAVRLSRDAMVEGATVVVLGIGGLGHLALQLVKHLTPARVVAFDVSAAARELAAGLGADVVLDPTVAPVAAEVRALTGEDGADVVLDFVASERTLADAVACLAPGGELSVVGVGAATVPVAVKTMPLGSTVRTPYWGSRGDLDEVLELSRRGVLSVHTNTFSLDEAHRAYELMRTGGLVGRAVVLPARESW